The genomic DNA TAGCAGATACAGGCTATCAGGGTTTAAACAAACTACATGCGAAAACAAAACTTCCTAAAAAGCGAACTCGCAAGCACCCTTTAACTAAACAGGAGAGAAGAAGCAATGCCCTATTAGCCAGCCAAAGGGTACTTAATGAAAATGTTATCGCCATGCTTAAACGCTTTAAAATCCTTTCTGATAGATATCGTAATAGAAGAAAACGCTTTGGCCTTAGGTTTAATTTAATAGCCGCAATCCATAATTATGAACTCTCAATTTAAGTTTCGAAAGAGGTCTATTTTACGATTTCTAAGAAATAATAGAAATTTAAGTGATAGACCCCAAATTTGATCAGAAGTCAAAGATGGCGTGTACTAGAATTTCCACTTACGTCTATCTTCTCCTTTTTTAATTTCTTCCATTAGTAGCTTATAATAAGCCTTAAACTGATCAGCCTCTTCTTCTATATCCTGTAGTTTAAAAGTAAACAGCCCTCCTATTTTATTTGCTTCTTCTAGTCTCTTTAAAAGTTTATTTCTTTTTTCGACTAATGGCAAGAAATTTAGTTGCTCTTCCAGATAACTTGCTTTACCGGCTGATTCTGCCTGGGCTTGTTTATAAATTAATTGAAGCTGTTTTAATATGCCTTTAGCCTGCTTGTAGTTCATTCGCTGAATTAACTCGTTTACAATTTCTTTGGATAGTTGGACATTATCCTGGCCAAAACTAATGTAAGTTTTACCTTGCACTATATATGACTCTACAAAGGGCGTAGTGCCGGATAATCTCTGGTAATTTTCAATGGTACTCACTATATCCTGTCCTTTAATATTATCGCACCTAATCATTAAGCCAGATTTGCTACTTATTTTATGTGCCCAATGGGTAAATTTATTCATTATTATTTCTAACTGTCGATAAGCTTCGAGTGGTAAGATAGCATGGGTATGGGGACGGCCTTGCTCTTTTTGTATAATCATTGCTTGCCATGTTTTAAGGAGCTCTTCCCCTATTCCATTTGGCTCTTCTTGAGAGGCTGTATTGGTGGAAGAATCTTGAGGAAGGTATGAACGAGCGGCTAACATATTTTTTTGGTTTTCACTTTTCATAAGCCAATAAATGCCTTTATCATGGTCTATAGGTGTTCCACAACCTCTCATATGCATGCATGCTAAATGAGCTTGTGCAACTCTATTTTCTAGGCTAGCTGCCCTGGTATACCACATTAACGCTTGTTCATAGTTTTTCTCAATTCCCAAACCATCGCGATATATAATCCCTAAATTAGCTTGTGCATCTCCATAAGCCTGTTCAGCTGCTTTCATACACCACTTGAAAGCTTTCCTGTAGTCTTGAGCTACTCCTAATTCTTTCTGATACGAGAGTCCTAAATTGGTTTGTGCAGCCGCGTAGCCTTGTTTAGCTGCTCTCTTGTACCATTTATTCGCTTGTTTGGAATTAGGTGCTACCCCTAATCCTTTGTCATACATATAACCCAAATTAGTTTGTGCCAGTACATTGCCTGCTTTGGCTGCCCTGGTATACCATTTGATTGCTTTTGTATAGTCAAGGGGAAATTCTACTCCATTCCTATACATATATCCTAAATTATTTTGGGCCAAGACATTCCCCATTTTTGCATGCCTGCGAATGTTACTAATAATATCTGTATCTATACAACCCTGTTTTTCTTCCCCTAAAAAACGTAACAAAAGATAAACATATCGCTCATCTTCTAATGCCTTATCTTTTATTCCTGCCCAATTAAAAGGACTGATAAAATCTTTTAGATAAGGTCTTACACCTACTCTTAAATACCCTCCAACAATGGTTTCTTGAGCTTCTCTATTATTAGCATTAGCAAGTTTAGCTAACTTGAAGATACGCGTGGAATTATAATTTATAGTAATAGGAGCTACTTGCTGTTGTCCTTCCACTACTTCTTCTTTGCTGCTTATTTCTTCTGTAAGTGTAGGGTAATCACTAACTGACTGTAATTGTTGGTCTGTTATGAAGGTACTTGATGCCTGTTCTCCTGCTATGATGGATACTTGGCCTTCTTTTTCCTCTATTTCTAAGGAATCTACTTGCTTGCTTGATGTCATTCCTAAGCCGGCAGATTGATTATTATACCAGGTTGTATGACATGTTTGTATGCGTCTTCCTTCGTAATCCAAAAGTTCAAATGTAATTTGCACTGTATCTACCCCTACGGCTGGAATAAGCTTAAAAGGTATTACTAAAACCTCATCTTCTATGTCCACCCCAGTTTTATCTGTAAAGAAAGTAAGGTTGTTAGCAATATTTGGCACACTTTTTTGTTTGCCTGCTGCATTAGTATATAGCAACTTGATATGGCTATTCCCTTTGGGTGTGATACTAACTTTTAATTGACAATCTTTTAAATTCGCTATTTCAGCATTGTTGGCTAGACTGAAATGAGCTTCTATCGTCGTTTCTGCCTCTAATAATCCTTCTGGCTTTACATGCATAATTAAGGGAAAACTTTGCTGGTTGGTATTTACTAACCCCGTGGAACAGGAAATTATACTTAATCCTAGCGCACAAAAAATTAGGCTGTTTAATATTAATTTTGAATGGTTTATAGCAAAGGTCGTTTTTACGCCTTTTCCTTTATGGTTACTGAGTGTGATAATTGTTGCCATAATTCTTAATTATTTTTTGTATAAACATGTAATTTCTCCCACTTCCCTTTTAATTTTCTTAAAGTTAGCATCTATATCTACATGTTCACACACGGTTGGAAGCGTCTTAAAGTATTTAGGCGAAAGATTTTTGTGATACGCAGATAAAGGTTGCAATTTCATTTAAAAAAGCCACCTGAATGATGAACAATGTTACCCATAAATTCTCCTTTCTTGAAATTCATAACTTCCTGGGGTATCACAATGGCATTTTCTCTCTGATGGGTTGTCTTGCTGACTTTTTTTATCAGATTCTTAGTATATCTTTAACTAAGGCAGTTAACTTTTTGCATAACTAAGTATTAGTTATCCGGTTATATATGAGAGCTTAGTTATGCAAGAGTTTTAATTTAGCATCTATCATATGATCCGATTATAGCATACTTAACAATTAATACATGCCCCGTTATCATTCAATCCTTTCTATATCGGCACCTAACACTTTTAATCTTTCCTCAATTCTCTCATATCCTCTATCAATTTGGTTGGCATGTTCTATAATGCTTTTACCTTCTGCCGAAAGAGCAGCTATTAAAAGAGATATTCCCGCCCGAATATCTGGAGAAGTCATGCGTATACCTTTAAGGGGAGAAGAACGGTCAAGCCCTACTACATGTACCCGATGTGGGTCACATAATACCAATTTTGCTCCCATCTCAATAAGGTTATCAACAAAAAACAAACGGCTTTCGTACATCTTTTGATGAAATAATACTGACCCTTTAGCCTGTATGGCTGTAACCAACAAAATACTTAACAAATCTGAGGGTAAACCAGGCCAAACAGCATCTGCTAATGTTAGTATGCGGTGCGTATTAATATCTTGTTGGATTTCATACGAGCTTTGAGAAGGAATAGTAATATCAGAACCAGTTATATCTAACTTGATTCCCAAACTTCGAAACCTACTTAAAGCTGGCTCTAATAATTGATCGCTACTAATAGCATTTTGAATAGTTAGATGAGAATTAGTCATAGCCGCTAACCCGATGAAGCTACCTATTTCCAACATATCTGGTAAAATCGTGTGTTCAGTACCACACAATGTTTCTACACCATAAATTGTTAACAGGTTAGAACCTATACCTTCTATGTGTGCTCCCATTTGCACCAACATTTTACATAGTTGCTGTATATGTGGTTCACAAGCGGCATTATAGATAGTTGTTTTACCCTGTGCCAAAGCTGCTGCCATAATTATATTGGCAGTTCCAGTTACAGAACTTTCATCTAACAGAATATAATCTCCTTGCAACTTATTTTTTGCTTCTACCATATACACTTGCTGGTGCTCATCATAGTTGAAAGTAGCCCCCAGCCTACTTATACCTATAAAGTGTGTATCTAGCCTTCTTCTTCCGATTTTATCTCCGCCAGGTTGTGGTATAATGGCTTTGCCCAAACGTGCTACCAAAGGCCCTAACATTAAAACTGAGGCTCTCAACTTACCACCGTGTGCTGTTAGTGCCTCTATATCAATAGTATCTACAGAGACATCTGCAGCATGTAAGCGGTAAGTATGTTGATCTATTTTTTGAACTTTTACTCCTAAAATTCCAAATAGGATAAGGAGCTCATGTACATCTAATATATCAGGGACATTATAAATTGTAACAGGTTCAGTAGTAAGCAAAGCTGCACACATTACCTGAAATGCTTCATTCTTAGAACCCTGTGGTTGAATGGTACCATGGAGCGGCTTGCCGCCATATATTTTAAATTTACTGAGCTTGCTCATCGTATATCTATTTTATTTTAAAAGTAGAGCTAAGTTACTTTTCCTATATTTTAGAAGCAACGCTAACTTTCTTTCTTCTATAAGCTTTACTTTTAGCTTTGGGTACACTATTAACAGTGTTGAAGGTATTTTGGCTTCTCAACTTTTCTATATCTATAGCCAGCTTATCTCCCACTAAATCCTGTATAATAGACAAGACAGTGTTACTATCCATATTATCTTTATTCCATGCAGCACTAAAATTCTTAATAAGTTTTCCTATACTAACAAGCATATCAGCTTGCTTAGCAGGATCTGTTTCTTCTAAAACCTTTTTAACAACAAGCTCTATATGGCGACCACAATGCCGGTATTTAATAGGTTGTTTAGAATAAGCAAGGCGTTGTGGTCGATTCATATAGAGCTCCTTGCTTGGCATAGGATAAGGACTATCCACGTCTAGTTTATAATCAGCAAGAATACAAAGGTCATCCCAATACTTTTGAGCCTGATCATTAGGTAATTTTGAATTACCTGTATGAAGCAAGTTCATTATCTTTAAAATGGATTGCGCATATTGGTTTCTGGTAGCTTTATCTTTCACTTGTTGAAGTTGAACAACCAATTTCTGTACATTTCTACCATACTCTCTAAGTTTTAACGGTGTTTCGGTCGTATTATACGTGTGCATGCAGTTATAGTTTACATTCTATGGTTATGATAAAAGATCGTATGGTAAAGTTGAGGTTATCCTTCTACAGAATTATTCAAAATCTTTAGCTTAGCAAAACTAAGTAGCAGAGTCTTCTCACCTGATTCTGAAAAAGCAATTCTGGCCTTTTTATGAGTTCCTGTTAGTTCTACGGAGATTACCATACCTATACCAAATGTAGGATGTTCTACTTGCATGCCTGATTTAAGTTGAGACGTGTCGCTAGGCTGGAAAGCTGGCTTGCTGCTCTGCGCATATGCTTGAAATTTAACTTTGACACTTTTTTGCTGAGGTGTAATTCGCATGCTACTAATAAATTGCTTGGTATAGTTGGTATTTGACTTCTCAGTATAGCTGTTAGTAACATGAGCCATGTGTAAATAGACTGGGTCTATTTCTCCAATAAATCTGCTTACTTCGCACTGCTTTAATTTGCCAAAACGATACCTACTTATAGTATAAGATAAGAAAACTTTCTTTTGCGCGCGAGTAAGAGCCACATAAAATAATCGTCTTTCTTCCTCTAAATCTTCTCTACTTCCTAGCATCATTGAAGAAGGGAAAAGATCTTCTTCAATACCAACAATGTACACATATTTAAACTCTAAACCTTTAGCTGCATGTATAGTCATTAAAGATATTTTATCCTCTCCATCTTCTTCATTTTCATTATTGGTAGCTAATGCTACATCTTGCAAAAAGGTAGCCAAGCTAGTATCTACTTGCTCAGGGTTAGCAGTGAAAGCTTTTATTCCACTCAAGAGCTCTTGTACGTTTTCATAGCGAGCCAGTCCCTCTACAGTCTTATCCTCATAAAGCGATTTAAGTAACCCTGATCTTTTAGCAATCTCGCTGGCTATCTCATATGCATCTTTTTTAGTAAGATCTAGTGCCATAGCTTGAATCATATGGGCAAACTCCTCTACAGCTTCAGCCACTCGGCCACTTAAAAAATTCTTAGCATTGCACATTACCTCCCATAAAGGTATGCCATGATCGCTCGCTGCTACAACCATCTTCTCAATATTACTAGGGCCTATACCTCGTTTAGGCTCATTGATAATACGTTTAAGCGCCTCTTCATCATTATGATTGACTATAAAGCGTAAATAAGCCAACAAATCTTTTACTTCTTTCCGTTGATAGAAAGAGGTACCGCCCAACATACGATAAGGTAGATTTATTTTTCGAAGTGCCTCTTCAATAGCTCTAGACTGGCTGTTGGTTCTATATAGAATAGCAAAATCTTCATTTCTTAGTTGATTTTGCATTTTTATTTCAAATATAGAAGCAGCTACTAATCTACCCTCTTCTGCATCGGTAGTTGCACGAATCAAACCAATAACTTCCCCCTTCTCATTAGCCGTCCAAACATTTTTTTTTAGTTGTAATTGATTATTTCTAATAATTCCATTAGCAGCTTCTACTATATTTTGTGTAGAACGGTAATTTTGTTCTAGCTTGATAATAGTGAGGTTAGGATAATCTTTTTCAAAATTTAAGATATTACGTATGTTGGCACCTCTAAATGCATAAATACTCTGTGCATCATCCCCCACCACACATATATTTTTATGTATACCTGCTAGGTCTTTTACAATAGCATACTGAGCTAAGTTAGTATCTTGAAACTCATCAATAAGAATATATTGAAACCTTTCCTGATACTTATAAAGTATGTCTAAGTGCTGGTTAAGTAGTAAATAGGTATTTAAAAGGATATCATCGAAATCCATAGCACCAGCTTGCAAGCAACGTTTTGCGTACTGTACATAGATTTCTCCTACTTTGGGCTTCATAGCCTCTTCGTCATCTTGCTGGTATATAGGGTTGTTGATATACTCTTGTGCTGTAATTAACCTATTTTTAGCAGAGGATATGCGAGATAAGACTGTATTGGGTGTATAAGTCTTATCATCTAAATTCATCTCTTTAATAATGGATTTAAGCAGCGATTTACTATCTGTAGTGTCATATATACTAAAGCTGCTAGGGTATCCTATTTTATCTGCTTCAATACGCAAGAGTTTTGCAAAACAACTATGAAAAGTACCTAGCCAGACGTTTTTGGCTGCAGGCCCTATTACTTGCTCAATACGCTTTTTCATTTCATTAGCTGCCTTATTAGTAAAGGTCAATGCCAATATCTTAAAGGGATCTACTTTTTTTTCCTGGATCAGATAAGCGATGCGAGTGGTAAGTACTTTTGTTTTACCTGCACCTGCTCCAGCAATAATCATACACGGCCCTTCTGTGTTAACGGCTGCTTGCCGCTGCTGCTCATTAAGCATGTCTAGAGGAACTATCATGGGTTGATGATTAGATGATTAATTGTAATTGTAGCTAATTATAAATGCAAGAGTACACATGCTTATTTTACTTTACTAGAAGCCAAGCATAAGTGCCCACCTACCATATAACCCATATACTTATGTAGGCACCAGTAGCATATATATATCAATTACAGGGATACAGCAAGGTATGTGTAATGTCTTTCACTTAGTAATACCTATATCTATAATCTTGTGTATTTGCTAATTTCCCTAATGCTTTAGATAGCTGATAAACCTGCTTGAACCGTTCTAATCTAGCTTGTTCTACTTTATTACCCTGCCAAGAATCAGGTAGCTTCGATGTTTGGTGCTGTATAACATCAAGGACTACAATACCAGAAAGATCAGCAATAATTTTAGACCTTTGCCCTGGTTGTAAGCTAAAGGCTTGGCTAATTGTTTTAGGAGCCGAACCTATTCCTTGTAAGGTATTAGCACTAAATTTAACCTGTGGAACTGTAAATATTTTTGCTTCTCCCCCATATTGTTTTGCTAATTCCTCTAATGGAAGGTTAGCTATAGGTTGGAGTTTTTCTGTAATAATTTTTACCCTTTGTTCATTGATTGCTTTTTGTTTTACATCTTTTTTTACTTCATCTAATGAAGCGGTACCTGCATGAGTATGCGAGGCGACCATAGCTATCACATAGTTATTCGTTAATTCAAATATAGAAGAGACTTGCCCAACTTTTGCACTATTATATAACCAGCGTACTAATTCCCTAGCATTGGTTAACTTGTTTATATCCGTATCATCTTTACCTACCTTTGCTTCCTGTACTTGCAAAGAATACTTTGCAACTTGTGTTTCAAACTGTGCTTTATTAGTTACCTGACTGGCAAAATCATCGGCCTTTCTAAATATCTTTTCTTTTGTTTCATCACTTGGCGCTAGCCTTTTCTCAATAACAACAAGTTCATACTTTTTAGGAGTTGCGTCAACTAGGTTAACTACCTTATAAAATTTATAGTCCTTACCTATTGCTAAAGGACCTACAACCATCCCTTTTTTTAAGGTATTCTTATGCTCTACCAAAGGAGCAGGTAAATCTTTTTCTGTACATTGTAAGTAGACAAGTGTAGGATCTGTGTCAGTGTGTATGCTAGCAAATGCACTAGCTTCCTGAGTATTAGCAAAATCTTCCTTTAATTTTTGTAGTTCTTTCTGGAATGCTAATTTATCATTTTTAGACGCTACAATAGGAAAAGTTACATAACGGATATGTTTGCTTTCTTCTACCTGATAATCAGCAGTATGCTTTGCAAGATATTCTTTCAGCATAGCATCTGTGATGCTGGTACTTTCCTTTTTTATACTTTTGTAGGGCACGTAGAGGTATTGTATATCTAGCGTAGTATTATTGATATTAAACTGATGTTGCGCCTCTAAACTGTTTACAAATACGCTCTGATCCATTAATTGGTTGAACTTATCCTGACAACGAGAGGCAGCTAAAATTCTTTCTAATGTATGCCAATGTCTTTGATTATTAGCTGGCACTTGAGCTAAGCTCTGTAAGTAAGCGAGCAGATCTTTTTTGTTAAATTCTTTTGTTTCTCGGTTGGTAAAAGCAGCCTTCAAATCAGGATGGATATGGGTTCCCTGTACCATATCTACTAACTCATCTGAGCCAACAGTTATACCTAAATCTTTACATACTTTATCGTATATAATTTCATTGGTTAGCTGTCTCCAAGCTTGTTTTCTTAAAGTTGTATTTTCTTCCTCATCAGGGCTTTGTCCATAATGCATTAAGAAATTATGTTGCAAATCATCTAATCGATCTTGAAATTCCCTTAAAGTAACTTCTTTACCTGCTACTTTACCTATTATAGGAGAGTTATTAGATGTTAAAGGATTAAGACCAAATAATTCACGAGCTATAAAGAACAAAAGCCCAATGGAAACAACGACTATTAAAAGACGCGTTCTCTCACGTATTTTACCTATTAATGCCATTACTTTACGAGTATGATTTAAAGTTTAATGTCAAAGATAATATTTTATAAACTATAATTGATAGCGATGCTAAAAGTATTTCATAGATAACTATAACTAAATAATTCTTAGTTTTCTCAATCACCTTAAATTGATATTAATACATAATAAATAACTAACCTTCTTTTTACTTTAGCTAATTATATACCAATATTCTTCTACACTACTATAAGCATAATACTACAATTTCTGCTAAAAGATATCTAAAATTTGTAGCATTCCTTGAAAAACTTAGTAAAATTGGATTGGGCAATTGCCCTATTCTCTTTATTTCGTATCAACCACTATTTAGATACTAAGAGAGGAAAAGTAAAGACTACCCACAATAAGGGGGGGTAGGTTCGTTTGCTATCTGATTTGATAAGGTGCGTGCTTGTACCTAACGTGGCTAGACAAGTGAAGGTCCCATCCCCTTATTGTTTTCAATAGATCTTTGTGCTTGGGTCAATAGAGCCGCTGCGAAACAGAAAATTGATAAAACTATTGGATTTTTGAGAGATAAATTTACTATCTACAAAAAATCAACCTACCTTTTTTATACTTTAAATGCCTATTTTTATTTTTTGTGTTCTCTAAATTGTGAAAAATACTCCTCTGTTTTTTTATAACAGTTGTTTCGCAGCAGGTCTAATTAAACCTTGCCCAGCATAATTTTACTACGATCGATCTGTTCTTTGCTTTCAACATATACTTTTACTTTTATAGGCAGCTATCGGGCAGCTTATTTTCTAGTTGCTTGTCTAGTTAAGATGCTATTTACCTTGTATCTAAAGAGAAATAAGTAAAATTATAAAAGTTATTATCGGCTAGCTGATAAAAATTAGCTATAATGTCTACCATATTAGTTATCCTACCCGTATAGGACTTAAGAAATAACCTTTTAATTATGTTTTTATGTCTATCGATACTATTCTATTTACCGCTTTTTTAAGTGTTAACTTGATTATAGGCTTACTAGCTGGAAGGCGTGTAAAAAGCTTACGCGATTTCTCAATTGGCAATAAAGATTTCTCGACTGCTACGCTGACCTCTACTGTTGTAGCTACCTCGGTAGGGGGTGGATTTCTATTTTATGCTTTGCAGAATATTTATACCAGTGGGCTACAATTTATTCTAGTTACAGCAGGAGGAACGATATGCTTGCTATTGATTGGCCAGGTCTTATCTGTTCGGATGGGGGAGTTTTTAAATAATTTATCGGTAGCTGAGTCTATGGGGGATCTATATGGGCCCGCTGTGCGTATCATTACTGCTATAAGTGGAATTTTGAGGGCTATTGGTGCCATTGCCCTACAATTCCAGGTGATCGCTAAAATGTTAACCTTATTGTTAGGGTTACAAGGACCTTCAGTTACTATTGCTGCTGCCTCTATTGTTATTCTGTATTCAGCCTTTGGGGGTATCCGTTCGGTTCTTATTACTGATCTATTCCAGTTCATTGCTTTTGTTATTTTTATTCCTATCCTAGCCTTGATCGTCTGGAACCATGTGAAAAATCCTAGTCAGGTGTTACATACCATCACTACCAACCCCATTTTTAGTTTTAAAGCACTCCTATCGTGGAATCCTAAATTGTTAAGTGCGCTAGCTTTAATGTTATATTTTATTATTCCTGGTATGAATCCCCCTATATTTCAGCGGATAGCCATGGCAAAGACTATTGAACAAATTAAGTCCTCTTTCACTTACGCAGCAGGCATTACCCTGATTATGATTATATCAGTAGCTTGGATTGCTATTTTACTGCTTGCAGATAATCCTAATTTAGAGCCTAGCGGGCTTGTCAATCACCTTATTAACCAATATGCTTATCCAGGTCTGAAAGGGCTTATTGCAATTGGTATTACAGCGATGGCCATGTCTACAGCAGACTCTGATCTTAATGCTGCGGCTGTGTTAGCTGTGAATGATATTATTAAGCCACGTAAAAGTGATTGGGTGGAATCTATTACAATAACTAGATTGCTTTCCCTAGGATTGGGGCTATGTGCGCTAGCACTAGCCATCCATACTACAGATTTATTAGAACTCTTATTGCTCTCGGGGAGTTTTTATATGCCTATTGTGACCGTACCGTTATTACTGGCTATTTTTGGTTTTCGTAGCAGTAATAGAGCAGTTCTTATAGGCATGACAGCTGGTTTTATAACTGTTGTTGGGTGGAACGTTTTCTTAGCTCATACAGATATCAGTAGCCTGATGCCAGGTATGATGGCTAATTTGCTATTTTATATGATCAGCCATTATGTTTTACAAGAAAAAGGGGGCTGGGTAGGTATTAAAGAGAAAGGCCCGCTTTTAGCAGCTAGACAAAGCCGCTGGGAAAGCTGGAGAAGGTTCGTTTATACTATTAAGCATCCCCATACTTATACATATCTACAAAAGAATCTTCCGACTTATGAAGTTGTTTATACGTTGTTTGCTATTTATGTAATAGGAGCTACTTATGCTTCATTCTTCACCATACCAGAAGCAATCGTTACCCATCACCAAAAGCTCTATGACTTTGCCGTACATTCTGTTTTAATTGCAACAGCTGGTTTTCTAACTTATCCGGCATGGCCGCCTACTTTCAAAGCTAAATGGTTTATTGCCTTTGCTTGGCCGATAGGAATATTTTATATTCTCTTTGTTGTGGGAACCATTTTAGTCCTGATGAGCGGCTTTCACCAAGTGCAAGTGATGATTTTTATGTTGAATCTGGTTATGGCTGCTTTTCTACTATCTTGGCCACTTATGTTGCTGCTTTCAACTGCAGGCATGGCTATAGGCAGCGTGGTCTTATATCTATATTGCGGCAACTTACATTGTAGCGATGTTGATCTGGCGGGTGAATTCAAAGTGGTTTATGGCATCCTTTTACTGAGCAGCTTTCTAATTGCCATCTTTAGATTTAAAGAGAATAAGAAGAAATTAGAAAGTAAAAATATTTATCTAGCTAGGTTGTATGAAGAAAAGAGTAACGAGCTAGCAGAAATTTTAGGCTATAGAGAACAAATAATAAAAGAACTAAGTGAGGATGAAAAAAGATTATTTGATGATACTACGGCTGCTTATATACAACAAATCATCTACCGAATGACAGATTATATGCGTTTAGAAGTAACTACAATTAATTTAGATCAGCTTTTGTTAGAAGTTAAAGATATTCTTAAGCTCAAAGAGCTTGATAACATGACTCAATGGATAACTAAAAGACTGACAAAAGAAGAATCCATTCATGGCGATGCAGCAAAACTCAAGCAGTTATTAGTCAACGCTATCTTATATATTCAAGAGCACAACCTATCGAATCAACCTATCACCGTGATAGTAGAAGATGCCAAGCTAGGTCATCGAGTAGATTATATTAAAGATTATACCAGGCAATTAGCAGCTTTAAAATTTACCATTACCATAGAAAAGGATATACCGACTAAAAAAGATCTTTATATGATCGATCAACTGCCTTTGTTAAGTCAACATACTAGAAAAGGTAAATTAATAGAAAATGCTCGTATCATCCATGCACATTATGGGTATGCCAATCTAGACAACGAGCACATGCAGGTGTATGTACTTCCGGCGAATGTAAGAGAAGTAAGAGGCAAAGTAATGGAATTATTAAGAGAGCCTGTAGAAGTAGATGGAGAAGAAGTAAGACATCCATTGGCTATCGAGCTTGAAAAAGAGTTAATGGATAAAATAAAAGGGAAAAAGATAGATGGTAAGGTTATTAATAAGGCACTGGATACTATTAAAAGATACCATGCAGGCATTAAAAGGAAATCAGGCGAACCTTTCTTTACGCATCCTATTGCTGTAGCATTAATTTTATTGGAATACTGCCAAGATCAAGATGCAGTGGTAGCAGCATTACTGCATGATAAGGTAGAAGATACCAGTTTATCGCTCATACAAATCAGGGCTATATTTGGAGAAAAAGTAGCTTTTATAGTGAGTAAAGTAACCAACCTAGAAGATAATTTGCGTAGAGTAAGTTCAGTAGACCATGAGAATGTCTATCGTTTGATGAATTATGAAGATGAGCGGGCCGCTTTTGTGAAACTTGCAGATAGATTACATAACATGCGCACTATCAGTGGTCATTCTTCACTTGCCAAGCAAAAACATATAGCCAATGAGACCTTGAATTTCTTTGTCCCGCTAGCTAAAAATTTAGGATTAGAAACTATAGCAAGAGAATTAGAAAAGCTAAG from Candidatus Amoebophilus asiaticus 5a2 includes the following:
- a CDS encoding tetratricopeptide repeat protein, whose translation is MATIITLSNHKGKGVKTTFAINHSKLILNSLIFCALGLSIISCSTGLVNTNQQSFPLIMHVKPEGLLEAETTIEAHFSLANNAEIANLKDCQLKVSITPKGNSHIKLLYTNAAGKQKSVPNIANNLTFFTDKTGVDIEDEVLVIPFKLIPAVGVDTVQITFELLDYEGRRIQTCHTTWYNNQSAGLGMTSSKQVDSLEIEEKEGQVSIIAGEQASSTFITDQQLQSVSDYPTLTEEISSKEEVVEGQQQVAPITINYNSTRIFKLAKLANANNREAQETIVGGYLRVGVRPYLKDFISPFNWAGIKDKALEDERYVYLLLRFLGEEKQGCIDTDIISNIRRHAKMGNVLAQNNLGYMYRNGVEFPLDYTKAIKWYTRAAKAGNVLAQTNLGYMYDKGLGVAPNSKQANKWYKRAAKQGYAAAQTNLGLSYQKELGVAQDYRKAFKWCMKAAEQAYGDAQANLGIIYRDGLGIEKNYEQALMWYTRAASLENRVAQAHLACMHMRGCGTPIDHDKGIYWLMKSENQKNMLAARSYLPQDSSTNTASQEEPNGIGEELLKTWQAMIIQKEQGRPHTHAILPLEAYRQLEIIMNKFTHWAHKISSKSGLMIRCDNIKGQDIVSTIENYQRLSGTTPFVESYIVQGKTYISFGQDNVQLSKEIVNELIQRMNYKQAKGILKQLQLIYKQAQAESAGKASYLEEQLNFLPLVEKRNKLLKRLEEANKIGGLFTFKLQDIEEEADQFKAYYKLLMEEIKKGEDRRKWKF
- the murA gene encoding UDP-N-acetylglucosamine 1-carboxyvinyltransferase, yielding MSKLSKFKIYGGKPLHGTIQPQGSKNEAFQVMCAALLTTEPVTIYNVPDILDVHELLILFGILGVKVQKIDQHTYRLHAADVSVDTIDIEALTAHGGKLRASVLMLGPLVARLGKAIIPQPGGDKIGRRRLDTHFIGISRLGATFNYDEHQQVYMVEAKNKLQGDYILLDESSVTGTANIIMAAALAQGKTTIYNAACEPHIQQLCKMLVQMGAHIEGIGSNLLTIYGVETLCGTEHTILPDMLEIGSFIGLAAMTNSHLTIQNAISSDQLLEPALSRFRSLGIKLDITGSDITIPSQSSYEIQQDINTHRILTLADAVWPGLPSDLLSILLVTAIQAKGSVLFHQKMYESRLFFVDNLIEMGAKLVLCDPHRVHVVGLDRSSPLKGIRMTSPDIRAGISLLIAALSAEGKSIIEHANQIDRGYERIEERLKVLGADIERIE
- a CDS encoding DUF4290 domain-containing protein gives rise to the protein MHTYNTTETPLKLREYGRNVQKLVVQLQQVKDKATRNQYAQSILKIMNLLHTGNSKLPNDQAQKYWDDLCILADYKLDVDSPYPMPSKELYMNRPQRLAYSKQPIKYRHCGRHIELVVKKVLEETDPAKQADMLVSIGKLIKNFSAAWNKDNMDSNTVLSIIQDLVGDKLAIDIEKLRSQNTFNTVNSVPKAKSKAYRRKKVSVASKI
- a CDS encoding ATP-dependent helicase, coding for MIVPLDMLNEQQRQAAVNTEGPCMIIAGAGAGKTKVLTTRIAYLIQEKKVDPFKILALTFTNKAANEMKKRIEQVIGPAAKNVWLGTFHSCFAKLLRIEADKIGYPSSFSIYDTTDSKSLLKSIIKEMNLDDKTYTPNTVLSRISSAKNRLITAQEYINNPIYQQDDEEAMKPKVGEIYVQYAKRCLQAGAMDFDDILLNTYLLLNQHLDILYKYQERFQYILIDEFQDTNLAQYAIVKDLAGIHKNICVVGDDAQSIYAFRGANIRNILNFEKDYPNLTIIKLEQNYRSTQNIVEAANGIIRNNQLQLKKNVWTANEKGEVIGLIRATTDAEEGRLVAASIFEIKMQNQLRNEDFAILYRTNSQSRAIEEALRKINLPYRMLGGTSFYQRKEVKDLLAYLRFIVNHNDEEALKRIINEPKRGIGPSNIEKMVVAASDHGIPLWEVMCNAKNFLSGRVAEAVEEFAHMIQAMALDLTKKDAYEIASEIAKRSGLLKSLYEDKTVEGLARYENVQELLSGIKAFTANPEQVDTSLATFLQDVALATNNENEEDGEDKISLMTIHAAKGLEFKYVYIVGIEEDLFPSSMMLGSREDLEEERRLFYVALTRAQKKVFLSYTISRYRFGKLKQCEVSRFIGEIDPVYLHMAHVTNSYTEKSNTNYTKQFISSMRITPQQKSVKVKFQAYAQSSKPAFQPSDTSQLKSGMQVEHPTFGIGMVISVELTGTHKKARIAFSESGEKTLLLSFAKLKILNNSVEG